A DNA window from Candidatus Methylacidiphilales bacterium contains the following coding sequences:
- a CDS encoding tyrosine recombinase, with translation MIDPQTVEACLAWQALEKGHATNTQLANRTVLERFAAWLDKKTTLPNWAGLDLATLQNYLREQKEKRRLSPASLKLEIVALRNLLRYLKKEKAITRDLAALLELPKLFRYLPETLTEEEVNGLLAVAWDDTPLGLRNCAILETFYAAGIRVGELATLRMERMDLPEQTARVIGKGNKERLVLLGSRACEALRLYLDKGRPALAKARSGGEVFLARHGGKLTTAQIWNVVKEAMKKAGIRKNVYPHLLRHSFATHLLSRGADLRIIQELLGHASISTTEIYTHVEAERLRSIHRDFHPRSRPRN, from the coding sequence ATGATCGACCCGCAGACGGTTGAAGCCTGCCTCGCCTGGCAGGCCCTGGAAAAGGGCCATGCCACCAACACGCAGCTCGCCAACCGCACGGTGCTTGAACGTTTTGCCGCCTGGCTGGACAAAAAAACAACTCTTCCAAACTGGGCAGGACTGGATCTGGCGACCCTCCAGAATTATCTCCGGGAGCAAAAGGAAAAACGCAGGCTTTCTCCCGCCTCGCTCAAGCTGGAAATTGTCGCCCTCAGAAATCTTTTGCGTTACCTGAAAAAAGAAAAAGCCATCACGCGGGACCTGGCCGCGCTGCTCGAGCTGCCCAAACTTTTCCGCTACCTGCCCGAGACCCTGACCGAAGAGGAAGTGAACGGGCTCCTGGCTGTGGCATGGGATGACACTCCTTTGGGACTGCGCAATTGCGCGATTCTGGAAACATTTTACGCCGCTGGAATACGCGTCGGCGAATTGGCAACCCTCCGCATGGAACGCATGGACCTCCCGGAACAAACCGCCCGCGTCATCGGCAAGGGCAACAAGGAACGCCTGGTACTGCTCGGAAGCAGGGCCTGTGAAGCCCTGCGGCTTTACCTCGATAAGGGGCGTCCCGCATTGGCAAAGGCGCGCTCAGGCGGCGAGGTCTTCCTGGCGCGGCATGGCGGGAAACTCACCACCGCCCAAATCTGGAATGTGGTCAAGGAAGCCATGAAAAAGGCCGGCATCCGGAAAAATGTGTATCCCCATCTGCTGCGCCATTCGTTTGCGACTCATCTCTTGAGCCGCGGCGCGGATCTGCGTATCATTCAGGAACTGCTCGGCCATGCCAGCATCAGCACTACGGAGATTTACACCCATGTGGAAGCGGAGCGCCTGCGTTCCATCCACCGCGATTTTCATCCCCGGTCCAGGCCGCGGAACTGA
- a CDS encoding MotA/TolQ/ExbB proton channel family protein, translating to MIQSVGWVLIPLVLLSLLVIALIVFNFLWQRKSNVASVEFLDDAQHNLKSRKLEDLVETCRRHKGACPKVIGKIVEFARENPETTLEGLKEIAEAEGARQAARFNRPNLLLMDLGVMAPMVGLLGTVVGILRSFGNIASDATPMRTVVLAGGVSQALMSTAIGLVVGLTAMLFYAYFRGRVQALVTFFEITLTELQIKTYNCLAKGR from the coding sequence ATGATCCAATCCGTCGGCTGGGTGCTCATCCCGCTTGTCCTCCTGTCCCTGCTCGTCATCGCCCTCATCGTTTTCAACTTTCTCTGGCAGCGCAAGTCCAACGTGGCTTCCGTCGAATTCCTCGATGACGCGCAGCACAACCTGAAAAGCCGGAAGCTGGAAGACCTTGTCGAAACCTGCCGCCGCCACAAGGGCGCCTGCCCCAAGGTGATCGGAAAAATCGTCGAATTCGCCCGCGAAAATCCGGAGACCACCCTCGAAGGCCTTAAAGAAATCGCCGAAGCGGAAGGCGCGCGCCAGGCCGCCCGCTTCAACCGGCCCAACCTCCTTCTCATGGATCTTGGCGTCATGGCGCCCATGGTCGGACTGCTGGGCACCGTCGTCGGCATCCTGCGCTCATTCGGAAACATTGCCAGTGATGCCACGCCGATGCGCACCGTGGTGCTGGCAGGCGGTGTGTCCCAGGCCCTCATGTCCACCGCAATAGGGCTCGTGGTCGGCCTCACCGCCATGCTGTTCTATGCCTATTTCCGCGGGCGCGTCCAGGCCCTCGTCACGTTCTTCGAAATAACCCTCACCGAACTCCAGATCAAAACCTACAACTGCCTGGCCAAAGGCCGCTAA
- a CDS encoding methyltransferase domain-containing protein has translation MDETSDSTHPDFWSSRYATGKTPWDFGGVPRALKSFLARSSTPGTVLIPGCGSGYEIQAFHEAGYNVTGIDFSPGARERAQTVLGEIAERIVCGDFFTQDFKQHSFDLIYERTFLCALPPARRNDYKERVAKLLVPGGSLVGFFWYGQEPEGPPYPLSEEEGDILFGKDFRLRRNDPVSDSLPIFKDRERWQEWVRYR, from the coding sequence ATGGATGAAACAAGCGACAGCACCCATCCGGACTTTTGGAGCAGCCGGTATGCCACGGGAAAAACTCCGTGGGACTTCGGCGGTGTCCCGCGCGCGTTGAAGTCGTTTCTGGCACGCTCATCAACCCCAGGCACGGTTTTGATTCCCGGTTGCGGTTCGGGTTATGAGATCCAGGCATTCCATGAGGCGGGATACAACGTGACTGGAATTGATTTTTCGCCCGGCGCGCGCGAACGCGCACAGACTGTGCTGGGAGAAATTGCCGAGCGGATTGTGTGCGGGGATTTCTTTACGCAGGATTTCAAGCAACACAGCTTCGACCTGATCTATGAGCGCACGTTTCTTTGCGCGTTGCCCCCGGCGCGCCGGAATGATTACAAGGAGCGGGTTGCCAAATTGCTGGTTCCCGGCGGGAGCCTGGTTGGTTTCTTTTGGTACGGACAGGAGCCCGAAGGGCCGCCTTATCCGCTATCCGAAGAAGAGGGCGATATTCTTTTCGGGAAGGATTTTCGTCTGCGGCGCAATGATCCTGTTTCAGATTCATTGCCAATCTTCAAGGACAGGGAGAGATGGCAGGAATGGGTGCGCTACCGATAG
- a CDS encoding phosphoribosylaminoimidazolesuccinocarboxamide synthase, which produces MSKPILLHQGKVRDVYTWNETLLLIATDRISAFDVVLPDPIPGKGITLTQMSRFWFDRLPIEIASHAISFDVPPELDQPGWKNRITVCHRAKTIPMECVVRGYLAGSGWNDYKKTGRVQGIQLPKGLQESSRLQDPIFTPTTKAATGHDEPLTEEEAGKLIGSDLYFQLRELSIAIYCWAHEWAEKRGILIADTKFEFGWVDGKVTLIDELLTPDSSRFWPRDLYQPGKSQPSFDKQIVRDYLLGLKDWNRQPPGPHLPEEVIRETRDKYLEAYEKLSGSSLRPLIRMQHPD; this is translated from the coding sequence ATGTCCAAGCCCATTCTTCTGCACCAAGGAAAAGTCCGGGATGTTTATACCTGGAACGAGACTTTGCTCCTGATCGCCACCGACCGCATTTCCGCTTTCGATGTCGTACTGCCCGATCCCATCCCCGGCAAAGGCATCACCCTGACCCAGATGTCCCGATTTTGGTTCGACCGTCTTCCGATTGAAATCGCTTCCCACGCCATCTCGTTTGATGTTCCGCCGGAACTCGACCAGCCCGGCTGGAAAAATCGGATCACGGTGTGCCACCGTGCTAAAACAATCCCGATGGAATGCGTTGTCCGCGGCTATCTCGCCGGCTCCGGTTGGAACGACTACAAAAAAACCGGACGGGTGCAGGGCATCCAACTGCCGAAAGGGCTCCAGGAATCCTCACGTTTGCAGGACCCAATCTTCACGCCGACCACCAAGGCGGCAACCGGCCATGATGAACCCCTGACCGAGGAGGAGGCCGGCAAACTCATCGGTTCGGATCTTTATTTCCAACTGCGCGAACTCTCCATCGCCATCTATTGCTGGGCCCATGAATGGGCGGAAAAACGGGGCATTCTCATCGCGGACACCAAATTTGAATTCGGCTGGGTGGATGGGAAAGTCACGTTGATTGACGAATTGCTCACCCCGGACAGCAGCCGTTTTTGGCCCAGGGATTTATATCAACCTGGAAAGAGCCAACCCAGCTTCGACAAGCAAATTGTCCGGGATTATCTGCTGGGGTTGAAAGACTGGAACCGCCAGCCACCCGGACCGCATTTGCCTGAAGAAGTCATTCGCGAAACGCGGGACAAATACCTTGAAGCCTATGAAAAATTGTCAGGCTCAAGCCTGCGCCCGCTAATCCGGATGCAGCATCCGGATTAA
- a CDS encoding ABC transporter ATP-binding protein → MLEIRNLTKSLNGAPVLKGVNLKVGTGENVVVIGRSGGGKSVLLRHIMGLMQPDSGEVMFKDVNMSQLTEEQLNPYRRHIGMLFQNGALFDSLSVEENLAFPLVEQGGLAENEIRSRVGEALEIVDLPGQQKKMPAELSGGMKKRVALARAVISRPELMLYDEPTTGLDPIVSDSINKLIVRLGEKLNMSCIVVTHDMVSAYEVADRICYLHEGRIYYEGTPEQMQKSADPAVRKFVKGISEPQDAIV, encoded by the coding sequence ATGCTCGAAATTCGAAATTTAACAAAGTCGCTCAACGGCGCACCCGTGTTGAAAGGGGTGAATTTGAAGGTTGGGACGGGCGAGAACGTGGTGGTCATCGGGCGCAGTGGCGGCGGGAAGAGTGTGCTGCTTCGCCATATCATGGGCCTGATGCAGCCGGATTCGGGCGAAGTTATGTTCAAGGACGTGAATATGTCGCAATTGACGGAGGAACAGTTGAACCCATACCGCCGTCATATTGGAATGTTGTTTCAAAACGGGGCGCTTTTTGATTCGTTGTCGGTTGAGGAGAACCTGGCCTTTCCATTGGTGGAACAGGGAGGCCTGGCAGAAAACGAGATCCGGAGCCGGGTGGGCGAGGCTTTGGAAATTGTGGATTTGCCGGGGCAACAAAAGAAAATGCCCGCGGAGCTCAGCGGCGGAATGAAAAAGCGGGTGGCCTTGGCGCGCGCGGTGATCAGCCGCCCGGAGTTGATGTTGTATGATGAACCGACAACGGGGCTGGACCCGATCGTGTCGGACAGCATTAACAAGCTGATTGTCAGGCTCGGGGAAAAGCTCAACATGTCCTGCATTGTGGTGACGCACGATATGGTCAGCGCCTACGAGGTCGCCGACCGGATATGCTATCTGCATGAAGGGCGGATTTATTACGAGGGCACGCCGGAACAGATGCAAAAAAGCGCCGACCCGGCGGTGCGGAAATTTGTGAAGGGAATCTCGGAACCACAGGATGCAATTGTATGA
- a CDS encoding biopolymer transporter ExbD — protein sequence MRLGKHIANEPMALQLAPFIDVILFLLTFFLLTWKIARYEAELGVSLPVAKQAEISKRMPGEILINVDRAGNIIINKKILTPAGLQQILTQVAADFPDQAIILRADKATNYQNVINVIDICKAAKVWNIAFTTMEPAQSQNPPATP from the coding sequence ATGCGACTTGGGAAACATATTGCCAATGAGCCAATGGCGCTCCAGCTCGCGCCGTTTATCGACGTCATTTTGTTTCTGCTGACCTTCTTCCTGCTGACCTGGAAAATCGCGCGCTACGAAGCCGAGCTCGGCGTCAGCTTGCCCGTGGCCAAACAGGCTGAAATTTCCAAGCGCATGCCCGGCGAAATTCTCATCAACGTGGATCGCGCCGGGAACATCATCATCAATAAAAAAATCCTGACCCCCGCCGGCCTGCAACAAATCCTCACCCAGGTGGCGGCGGATTTTCCCGACCAGGCCATCATCCTGCGCGCCGATAAAGCCACCAATTATCAGAACGTGATCAATGTCATCGACATTTGCAAGGCGGCCAAGGTGTGGAACATCGCCTTCACCACCATGGAACCGGCCCAGAGCCAGAACCCGCCTGCGACGCCTTAA
- the ispD gene encoding 2-C-methyl-D-erythritol 4-phosphate cytidylyltransferase — protein sequence MKTCSAILLAAGSSRRLGFDKILTPLAGRPVLCYSLQALKESPSILEIILVTREDIRDRVGELVRETPGDNPVHVILGGVERQDSVFEGLRKISDGTGEVLIHDAARPLLAEDLIEGVLSMAREKGAAVTAHRASDTLKQADEQARVLQTLDRSNIWAMGTPQVFRRDLICEAYAKVQAAGVPVTDDAAAVERLGHPVYLAESGRLNLKITRPSDWEILELWLKRERGGEIRGMIHRLSNQLSPLIGYLPLLEKYGGENPRFADYLEKMKQSSDILQNMVYELQAVARDIFPDGPSNKPGREKNPD from the coding sequence ATGAAAACCTGTTCCGCCATTCTGCTGGCCGCCGGGAGCAGCCGCAGGCTGGGTTTTGACAAAATACTGACGCCGTTGGCAGGCCGTCCGGTCTTGTGCTATTCCCTGCAGGCGCTAAAGGAATCGCCTTCTATCCTGGAAATTATCCTGGTGACCCGGGAGGACATCCGGGACAGGGTCGGTGAACTGGTCCGGGAAACGCCCGGAGACAATCCGGTCCATGTCATTTTGGGTGGAGTAGAGCGTCAGGATTCCGTGTTTGAGGGTCTGCGGAAGATTTCGGACGGGACCGGGGAGGTTTTGATTCATGATGCGGCCCGGCCCCTCCTGGCGGAGGATTTGATTGAAGGGGTCTTGTCGATGGCGCGTGAAAAGGGAGCGGCAGTGACGGCTCATCGGGCTTCCGACACATTAAAGCAGGCGGACGAACAGGCCCGGGTGCTCCAGACGCTGGACCGCTCCAACATCTGGGCCATGGGCACCCCTCAGGTATTTCGCAGGGACTTGATCTGTGAAGCGTATGCCAAGGTGCAGGCCGCGGGGGTTCCCGTCACGGATGATGCGGCTGCGGTGGAACGGCTGGGCCACCCGGTTTATCTGGCAGAGAGCGGGCGCCTGAATCTGAAGATTACAAGGCCCTCGGACTGGGAAATTTTGGAATTATGGCTGAAACGGGAACGGGGAGGCGAGATTCGCGGCATGATCCACCGCTTGAGCAATCAATTGAGCCCCCTGATCGGGTATCTTCCCCTGCTTGAAAAATACGGCGGGGAAAACCCGCGATTTGCCGATTATCTGGAGAAAATGAAGCAATCCTCGGATATCCTGCAAAACATGGTTTACGAGCTTCAGGCAGTTGCGAGGGATATTTTCCCGGACGGGCCTTCTAACAAACCGGGCCGGGAGAAAAATCCGGATTGA
- the rnc gene encoding ribonuclease III, with protein sequence MNETAKLEEILGYHFRDEKLLRTALTHPSCGHELRQKLPDNQRLEFLGDAVLQLVLTRQLYRQLPNFDEGNLTSLRAAIVNRKTLESIANQFQLGQFLILGRGEILNHGRSKSSNLADAMEAIIGAIFVDGDFESSAAWLEPVLQSWIDEHKDKVELFNPKGALQECLQAMGKTTPEYVVESEEGPDHAKHYRVIVMSEGAELGRGSGSSKKTAEIEAAATALKKLKTS encoded by the coding sequence ATGAACGAAACAGCCAAACTTGAAGAAATCCTCGGCTACCATTTCCGGGACGAAAAGCTGTTGCGGACAGCGCTCACGCATCCCTCCTGCGGGCATGAATTGAGGCAAAAATTGCCTGACAACCAAAGGCTGGAATTTTTGGGTGATGCGGTCCTGCAATTGGTGCTGACGCGCCAACTGTACCGCCAGCTCCCGAATTTCGACGAGGGCAATCTCACCAGCCTGCGCGCGGCCATCGTCAACCGGAAAACCCTGGAATCCATTGCAAATCAATTCCAGCTCGGCCAGTTTTTGATTCTTGGCCGGGGGGAAATTCTCAATCACGGGCGCTCGAAATCCTCCAATCTGGCGGACGCGATGGAAGCCATCATTGGCGCAATTTTTGTCGATGGCGATTTTGAAAGCAGCGCCGCCTGGCTCGAACCGGTTCTGCAAAGCTGGATCGATGAGCACAAGGACAAGGTGGAACTTTTCAATCCGAAGGGCGCGTTGCAGGAGTGCCTGCAGGCGATGGGAAAAACCACGCCGGAATATGTGGTGGAGAGCGAGGAAGGCCCCGACCACGCGAAACACTACCGTGTAATCGTCATGTCGGAAGGCGCGGAATTGGGGCGTGGCAGCGGCTCCAGCAAGAAAACCGCGGAGATCGAGGCTGCCGCTACCGCGCTGAAAAAGTTAAAAACTTCCTAA
- a CDS encoding MlaD family protein: MKERNLEIKVGSFVLLGLIAAGVLVVAFGRFGEMFKRSYDIVVPFPNASGIIKNSQVLYRGAKVGSVISPPLIIEHGDAVELILRIHSDVKIPDNAKYRIGSYGLLGDRFVDVIPPKDSSGRYLTNGERVPEMQDQQKSIGDLAEEMQPIVQRLDRISEKVDKQILTDKTAGDISAAVASAKSILARVDHFMADAEGGKGAVYMLMKDQKVAADLRDAIQNFKQLSFNLRKRGVLFYKDLSGEPAKEDDGKKSELTKDRQR; the protein is encoded by the coding sequence ATGAAAGAACGCAATCTGGAAATCAAAGTTGGATCTTTTGTTTTATTGGGGCTGATCGCCGCCGGTGTGCTGGTCGTGGCCTTCGGCCGCTTCGGCGAAATGTTCAAACGTTCCTACGACATTGTGGTGCCGTTTCCGAACGCCAGCGGCATCATTAAAAACTCCCAGGTGCTGTACCGGGGCGCCAAGGTGGGATCGGTTATTTCCCCACCCTTGATCATAGAACACGGAGACGCGGTGGAATTGATCCTGCGGATCCATTCCGACGTCAAAATCCCCGATAACGCCAAATACCGCATCGGCTCCTATGGCCTATTGGGAGACCGGTTTGTGGATGTGATTCCGCCCAAGGATTCTTCCGGACGTTATTTAACGAATGGCGAGCGGGTGCCGGAAATGCAGGACCAGCAAAAGAGCATCGGTGATCTGGCGGAGGAGATGCAGCCCATCGTCCAGCGTCTGGACCGGATTTCGGAGAAGGTGGACAAGCAGATATTGACGGACAAAACGGCGGGGGACATCTCGGCGGCCGTGGCCAGCGCCAAGAGCATTCTGGCGCGGGTGGACCATTTCATGGCGGATGCGGAAGGCGGGAAAGGGGCGGTTTATATGTTGATGAAGGACCAAAAAGTTGCAGCCGACCTGCGCGACGCCATCCAAAACTTCAAGCAACTGAGTTTCAACCTGCGCAAACGCGGCGTTTTGTTTTACAAGGACCTGTCCGGCGAGCCCGCCAAAGAGGATGACGGCAAAAAATCGGAACTGACCAAAGACCGCCAGCGATGA
- a CDS encoding protein kinase has protein sequence METQLPPPVAGRYRILQPLGEGGLGAVYYARDEKLQRPVALKRLHRRFDEAFPSSDGWREANALAALQHPGIVTLYDFGEDEQGPYFIMEYLAGETLDKSVEHQIKSETEVRDIARQSLLALHAAHEKGVIHRDLKPANLMLVPSTNGPMVKILDFGLAKFQQKPQQQTLEADGSIMGSIYFIAPEQFSGEPVDARSDLYSLGNVFYYALAGKTAHGGKTIQEVVASHLYQEPEDLVRLRPELSAGFANWLRRLMRRDPGERPATAARALSELEELGGNGKFDFKTRSLVGEGRLSVQRRKRQRYFFRMLATGTAGCLAVIALIGLWRGKTVRPTTVRHAYPAVNGGNAASWGSADNVVFDPRDLSRLKSRVGMESVIAGSPLRVGSNRSGSIYYLNFADHYRESLALVFFPADFNPPLAKEKLESYVGKKLRVSGVVETYRDTLQIQVRSLEQIRVEN, from the coding sequence ATGGAAACCCAACTGCCTCCGCCGGTTGCCGGGCGTTACCGGATTCTTCAACCGCTTGGCGAAGGCGGGCTGGGGGCGGTCTATTATGCGCGGGATGAAAAGTTGCAGCGCCCCGTGGCGCTCAAGCGCCTGCACCGACGATTCGACGAAGCCTTCCCAAGTTCCGACGGCTGGCGTGAGGCCAACGCCCTGGCTGCCTTGCAGCATCCCGGGATTGTCACGCTTTATGATTTCGGTGAAGACGAGCAGGGCCCGTATTTCATCATGGAATATCTTGCGGGAGAAACGCTTGACAAATCGGTGGAACATCAAATAAAGTCCGAGACCGAAGTGCGCGACATCGCGCGGCAAAGTCTGCTGGCCTTGCACGCTGCGCACGAGAAGGGGGTGATCCATCGCGACCTGAAGCCGGCCAACCTGATGCTGGTTCCTTCCACCAACGGGCCGATGGTTAAGATTCTCGATTTCGGTCTCGCCAAGTTCCAGCAAAAGCCCCAGCAGCAAACCCTGGAAGCGGACGGTTCGATCATGGGCTCGATTTATTTCATCGCTCCGGAACAATTTTCCGGAGAGCCGGTCGATGCGCGGTCGGATTTGTATTCCCTGGGCAATGTTTTTTATTATGCGCTGGCTGGTAAAACCGCGCACGGAGGCAAAACCATCCAGGAAGTCGTTGCGTCGCATCTGTATCAGGAACCCGAGGATTTGGTGCGGCTGCGGCCGGAGTTGAGCGCGGGGTTTGCAAACTGGCTGCGGCGCTTGATGCGGCGTGATCCCGGGGAACGGCCTGCGACTGCCGCGCGGGCGTTGAGTGAGCTGGAGGAACTTGGCGGGAATGGGAAGTTTGATTTTAAAACGCGGAGCCTTGTCGGGGAGGGCCGTCTTTCCGTTCAGCGAAGGAAACGGCAGCGGTATTTTTTCCGGATGCTTGCCACGGGGACAGCCGGATGCCTGGCTGTGATTGCCTTGATTGGGTTATGGCGCGGGAAGACGGTTCGGCCCACCACCGTCCGGCATGCTTATCCGGCTGTGAATGGGGGAAACGCGGCTTCCTGGGGCAGTGCAGACAATGTGGTATTTGATCCGCGCGATTTAAGCCGGTTGAAATCAAGGGTGGGAATGGAATCGGTGATTGCAGGCAGCCCTCTGCGGGTTGGGAGCAACCGATCTGGATCGATTTATTATTTGAATTTCGCGGACCATTACCGGGAGTCGCTGGCCCTTGTGTTTTTCCCGGCGGACTTCAATCCCCCGCTTGCAAAGGAAAAGCTCGAATCATATGTTGGGAAGAAGTTGCGCGTGAGCGGTGTCGTGGAGACCTATCGCGACACCTTGCAAATCCAGGTCAGGTCTTTGGAGCAGATCCGGGTGGAGAACTGA
- a CDS encoding ABC transporter permease → MSEAVENIIAGFGARLIVGIRAAGEISLLFGNILRCMVQYPIRWRLFFEQVYFIGIKSQFVILTTGAFTGAVFAAQVHFQFVKLGMESAVGPTVSVAMCRELGPVLCCLLLAGRVGAAMAAEISSMKITEQIDALRALGVYPIEYLAVPRFLAMMISAPILTGLALAVGIGCGYIVAVPILGVDGAYYWDNTVKFTDVSDVMIGLSKGFLFGIIIVVMSCYKGFNPQMGTAGVGRTTTEAVVNSSLALLVSNFFFTFLLNSLFLSDK, encoded by the coding sequence ATGTCTGAAGCTGTGGAAAATATAATTGCCGGATTTGGGGCCAGACTGATTGTGGGCATCCGGGCGGCGGGAGAAATCTCGCTGTTATTTGGCAATATCCTGCGCTGCATGGTACAATATCCCATCCGCTGGAGGTTGTTTTTTGAACAGGTTTATTTCATCGGGATCAAATCGCAGTTTGTGATTTTAACGACCGGCGCCTTTACCGGGGCCGTTTTTGCCGCCCAGGTACATTTTCAATTTGTAAAACTGGGAATGGAGTCGGCGGTCGGGCCGACTGTTTCCGTGGCCATGTGCCGCGAACTGGGGCCGGTGCTGTGCTGCCTGCTGCTGGCGGGGCGCGTGGGGGCGGCGATGGCGGCGGAAATTTCATCCATGAAAATCACCGAGCAGATTGACGCATTGCGCGCGCTGGGGGTTTACCCGATTGAGTATCTGGCGGTGCCGCGATTTTTGGCCATGATGATTTCGGCCCCGATTCTGACCGGGCTTGCGCTGGCGGTCGGCATCGGTTGCGGCTATATCGTGGCGGTTCCCATTTTGGGCGTGGATGGGGCTTATTATTGGGACAATACCGTCAAGTTCACCGATGTGAGCGATGTCATGATCGGCCTGTCAAAGGGATTTTTATTCGGCATCATTATTGTGGTCATGTCCTGTTACAAAGGCTTCAACCCGCAGATGGGGACGGCGGGCGTGGGCCGGACGACGACCGAAGCGGTGGTCAATTCCTCCCTGGCCCTGCTGGTTTCCAATTTCTTTTTCACGTTTCTCCTGAACAGCCTGTTTTTAAGCGATAAATAA